In a genomic window of Temperatibacter marinus:
- a CDS encoding helix-turn-helix transcriptional regulator — translation MSELISLFHKNPEIGEYVCSIADVVRSMGGEAFEKCLMNFLSEVVPVDHCVVFTYSDRGNAGHLFTHSRMPDREAEELARDYVDKFYKDDPNFKEIQNSDSDEYIELDKKVISVDYDPAYQNHFFDRRGLIDKAASVGKVEDGRVYCNFYRMVDSVKYSNVEWSVLKDLMPLATALIAVHYDIARANGNAFPDNGSENIVRKSIVHNVISKDSPPFDSLTMRERQVCERILLGYTTIGIGFDLGIAPTSVATYRKRSYAKLNISSQNELFNMCLKVARAH, via the coding sequence ATGTCAGAGCTCATTAGCTTGTTTCATAAAAACCCTGAAATTGGAGAGTATGTTTGTTCGATTGCAGATGTCGTCCGTTCGATGGGTGGAGAAGCTTTTGAAAAGTGCTTGATGAATTTTCTTTCCGAAGTTGTTCCTGTAGATCACTGTGTCGTCTTTACCTATTCGGATAGAGGTAATGCTGGCCATTTGTTTACGCATAGTAGAATGCCAGACAGAGAAGCGGAAGAACTCGCCAGAGACTATGTGGATAAATTCTATAAGGACGATCCAAACTTTAAAGAGATTCAGAATTCCGATTCTGACGAGTATATTGAATTGGATAAAAAGGTGATTTCAGTCGATTATGATCCAGCTTATCAAAATCATTTCTTTGATCGTCGAGGATTGATTGATAAAGCAGCCTCGGTTGGAAAAGTTGAAGATGGGCGTGTCTATTGTAATTTTTATAGAATGGTAGATTCGGTTAAATATTCTAATGTAGAATGGTCTGTGCTCAAGGACTTGATGCCACTTGCGACTGCACTGATCGCTGTTCATTATGATATAGCTAGGGCTAATGGAAACGCTTTTCCTGACAACGGCAGTGAAAATATAGTCAGAAAAAGTATTGTCCATAATGTTATCTCTAAAGATTCACCACCATTTGACTCCCTTACAATGCGAGAACGTCAAGTTTGTGAGAGAATTTTGCTGGGATATACAACAATTGGTATTGGTTTCGACCTCGGCATCGCTCCAACTAGTGTGGCCACATATCGCAAGCGATCTTATGCAAAGCTGAATATTTCATCACAAAATGAGCTTTTTAATATGTGCCTGAAAGTAGCGCGCGCTCATTAG
- a CDS encoding FAD-dependent oxidoreductase, giving the protein MPHISSKYAPVIPAAVQTGKLEKATVLIVGAGPIGLATALELGLRGHNVTLLDRSTQVSDGSRAICFAKRSLEIMDRLGYAQPMLDKGLSWNIGRVFFKDNPVPVYSFDLLPLKDQKLPGMINIQQYYNEEFCIAELVKLKNVEIRWGNEVADLINSAKGVTAQVLTLEGGYEIEADWVIACDGSKSLVREKLAVGFEGETFQDNFLIADLKFKQERPVERHFWFDPSFNPGKSALLHKQPDDVWRVDLQVGWDIDREEIARHENVTPYIKAMFGDDIEFEYEWVSVYTFNCRQVKNMVVDRVIFAGDSAHLVSPFGARGANTGFQDTDNIGWKMDLVLRGLADIPLIESYDEERSYAAKVNILNSTRSTDFITPKSTISKTFRDAVLELSHKYEFARGFVNSGRLSLPVAYHNSRLNTLDRENWAGGVAPGANSIDAPISLGTVEGWFIDQVGSAFKVILFCDGNKLSSKYRSQLKEFCENEIPSEVFLVSDFEVDPDFKVINDCKGLLAKRLDAQIGTAYLFRPDQYVAGRWKKATASDLFAARDRALAKKVGRNVN; this is encoded by the coding sequence ATGCCGCATATTTCATCTAAGTATGCTCCCGTTATCCCAGCTGCTGTTCAAACAGGAAAGTTGGAGAAAGCCACGGTCTTAATTGTTGGGGCAGGTCCAATCGGTCTGGCTACTGCATTAGAGTTAGGTTTGAGGGGGCACAATGTTACTTTATTGGATAGATCAACACAGGTGTCCGATGGTTCTAGGGCCATATGCTTTGCGAAGAGATCTTTGGAAATTATGGACAGATTGGGTTATGCGCAGCCTATGCTAGATAAGGGACTAAGTTGGAATATTGGACGTGTTTTTTTTAAAGATAACCCTGTCCCTGTTTATAGTTTTGACTTGCTGCCGCTGAAAGATCAAAAATTACCAGGCATGATCAATATTCAACAATATTATAATGAAGAATTTTGTATTGCTGAGTTGGTCAAGCTTAAAAATGTTGAAATTCGTTGGGGCAATGAGGTGGCTGACCTCATCAATTCTGCGAAGGGTGTTACAGCACAGGTGCTGACCCTTGAAGGAGGTTATGAGATCGAGGCTGACTGGGTAATCGCTTGCGATGGTTCTAAGAGCTTAGTGCGCGAAAAGTTAGCCGTTGGATTTGAAGGCGAAACTTTTCAGGATAATTTTTTGATTGCCGACTTAAAATTCAAACAGGAACGCCCTGTAGAAAGACATTTTTGGTTTGACCCTTCTTTTAATCCTGGGAAATCGGCTTTGCTACACAAACAGCCTGATGATGTTTGGAGAGTTGATTTGCAAGTAGGCTGGGATATTGATCGAGAAGAAATCGCAAGACATGAGAATGTTACTCCATATATAAAAGCCATGTTTGGTGACGATATTGAGTTCGAGTATGAATGGGTTTCTGTTTACACTTTTAATTGTCGCCAAGTGAAAAATATGGTTGTAGATCGCGTAATTTTTGCTGGTGATTCAGCACACCTTGTTTCTCCATTTGGTGCACGCGGCGCTAATACTGGATTTCAAGATACAGATAATATTGGCTGGAAGATGGATTTGGTATTAAGAGGCCTTGCGGACATACCTTTGATAGAGAGCTATGATGAAGAACGTTCTTATGCTGCAAAAGTTAACATTCTTAACTCAACACGATCTACAGATTTTATAACGCCCAAAAGTACCATATCTAAGACTTTCAGGGATGCGGTACTCGAATTATCTCATAAGTATGAATTTGCTAGAGGGTTTGTTAATTCTGGCAGGCTTTCATTACCAGTAGCTTATCATAACTCAAGATTAAATACGCTTGATCGTGAAAATTGGGCTGGCGGCGTGGCGCCAGGGGCCAACTCGATTGATGCACCCATTTCACTTGGAACGGTTGAAGGGTGGTTTATTGATCAAGTGGGATCGGCATTTAAGGTCATTCTGTTTTGTGATGGAAATAAATTATCTTCTAAGTACCGTTCTCAGCTCAAAGAATTTTGTGAAAATGAAATTCCGTCTGAAGTTTTTTTAGTTAGTGATTTTGAAGTGGATCCTGATTTTAAAGTGATTAATGACTGTAAAGGACTTTTAGCGAAGCGTTTAGATGCTCAAATAGGTACTGCTTATTTATTTCGGCCCGACCAATATGTTGCAGGGAGATGGAAAAAAGCTACAGCGTCTGACCTATTTGCAGCACGTGATCGCGCACTTGCAAAAAAGGTGGGCCGAAATGTCAACTAA
- a CDS encoding helix-turn-helix domain-containing protein, whose amino-acid sequence MNNKIKINLDLLLVKRQRKLIDLSEEIGITIANLSKLKTGKAKAIRFTTLLALCEALECKPGDLIDLEEA is encoded by the coding sequence ATGAATAATAAAATTAAGATCAACCTAGACCTACTATTGGTCAAACGTCAGCGTAAGTTGATAGACCTATCTGAGGAGATTGGTATTACAATCGCTAATCTTTCAAAATTGAAAACAGGTAAGGCAAAAGCCATTCGGTTTACGACGCTCTTGGCTCTTTGTGAAGCGCTGGAGTGTAAACCAGGAGATCTTATTGATCTCGAAGAGGCGTGA
- a CDS encoding TonB-dependent receptor gives MQALPKIILTSLLSTSILSSSVCAHETSTEEKIEEIEVTGKQVSIDKMNAVKTPTPLVDIPQSLSIIDSRQIADQAFSNFGDILRYTPGLSISQGEGHRDAIIIRGIQTTADFFLDGFRDDVQYYRPLYNLEQIEVLRGSNALLFGRGGGGGIINRVTKKANLETDIIGLNASLDSFGAYALTFDYNTEINDNAAFRLNAFYEDMNNHRDFFDGERFAINPKFLFKPSEETDIHLSYEYIDDDRTVDRGVPSQNVDNGPDVPLKGYQETFFGSPEENFTTLQAHILRARVDHEFSEVLRGNIGVQYADYDKWYQNLYSSEEVVVTNGAFSEVELDGYSDATDRENTLVQANLIGEPEFAGFKHTFLLGLEFGSQKTSNSRRDNVFAANGDDQLVIPFSDPLVIPDFSYVSTSRNRSSDVSFLSVYFQDQIDVTDWFKVIGGLRFDRFDIDVTDVIVNSSFSRTDEEVTPRFGAIVKPMENLSAYYSYSETFLPRSGDQFLTLNLDSESTRPQSFKNSELGLKWDMNDRFSLTAALFDLDRESYTSVDPDDASQLIIIEGSVTQGFEIQATGYLSDKWYISVGYSYIDGKVARVDDSGNSGNKTRQTPENMLSIWNRVTLSDAFSIGFGATYQDSYFVREDNSVEVPSYFRVDAAAYYTLNETTRLQLNVENLFDEDYYPDAHSNDNISTGKPLNVKLGIQLSF, from the coding sequence ATGCAAGCCCTCCCTAAAATTATTCTTACTTCTCTCTTAAGCACATCAATTTTATCAAGTTCTGTTTGCGCTCATGAAACATCAACAGAAGAGAAGATTGAAGAAATTGAGGTTACAGGAAAACAAGTTTCAATTGATAAAATGAATGCGGTTAAAACCCCAACACCTCTGGTGGATATCCCTCAGAGTTTATCAATTATCGACAGTCGCCAAATCGCAGATCAAGCCTTCTCCAATTTTGGAGACATTCTTCGATACACCCCAGGTCTTTCTATCAGTCAGGGAGAAGGGCACCGTGATGCCATTATCATTCGTGGGATACAAACGACCGCTGATTTTTTCCTGGATGGTTTTAGAGACGATGTACAATATTATCGTCCGCTCTATAACCTAGAGCAAATTGAAGTCCTTCGCGGTTCAAACGCTTTACTTTTTGGTCGCGGCGGCGGGGGCGGCATTATTAACCGTGTGACAAAGAAGGCTAACCTTGAAACGGATATCATAGGGCTGAATGCAAGCCTGGATAGCTTTGGCGCTTACGCACTGACATTCGATTACAATACTGAAATCAATGATAATGCGGCTTTCCGCCTTAACGCTTTTTACGAAGATATGAATAATCATAGAGATTTTTTTGATGGCGAACGCTTTGCTATTAACCCGAAGTTTTTGTTCAAACCTTCTGAAGAAACCGATATTCACCTAAGCTATGAATATATTGATGATGACCGCACTGTAGATCGGGGTGTACCATCTCAAAATGTTGACAATGGTCCTGACGTGCCTCTTAAAGGGTATCAGGAAACATTCTTCGGGTCTCCTGAAGAGAATTTTACGACGTTACAAGCCCACATCTTAAGAGCACGGGTTGATCATGAATTCTCTGAAGTCTTGCGCGGCAATATCGGCGTTCAATATGCGGACTATGATAAATGGTACCAAAATCTATATTCAAGTGAAGAAGTCGTGGTTACAAACGGCGCTTTCTCAGAAGTTGAATTAGACGGCTATAGTGATGCCACAGACCGCGAAAACACCCTTGTTCAAGCTAACCTAATTGGTGAACCTGAATTTGCTGGATTTAAACATACTTTTCTTCTAGGCCTCGAATTTGGATCACAAAAAACATCAAACTCACGCCGTGATAATGTCTTTGCTGCGAATGGTGACGATCAATTGGTAATTCCTTTCTCAGATCCTTTGGTTATTCCTGATTTTTCATACGTGAGCACATCCCGCAATCGTTCTTCTGACGTTTCATTCCTGTCGGTCTATTTCCAAGATCAAATCGATGTAACAGATTGGTTCAAAGTCATCGGGGGTCTCCGTTTCGATCGGTTTGATATTGATGTCACTGATGTCATTGTGAACAGCAGTTTCTCTCGCACAGATGAAGAAGTAACCCCGCGCTTTGGTGCGATCGTGAAGCCAATGGAAAATTTGTCAGCTTATTATAGCTACAGCGAAACTTTCTTACCCCGTTCCGGAGATCAATTCTTAACCCTCAACCTGGATAGTGAGAGCACGCGTCCACAATCATTCAAAAACTCAGAGCTTGGTCTAAAATGGGATATGAATGATCGCTTTAGTCTTACGGCTGCTTTGTTTGATCTTGACCGAGAAAGTTACACATCTGTAGATCCAGATGATGCTTCTCAGCTTATAATTATCGAAGGGTCTGTAACTCAGGGCTTTGAAATTCAAGCAACAGGCTATCTCTCTGATAAATGGTATATCTCTGTTGGGTACAGCTATATTGACGGTAAAGTTGCGCGTGTCGATGACAGTGGTAATTCAGGTAATAAAACGCGTCAGACCCCAGAAAATATGCTCTCTATTTGGAATCGTGTTACTCTTTCAGATGCCTTCAGCATCGGCTTCGGCGCCACCTACCAGGATAGCTATTTTGTTCGTGAAGACAATAGTGTCGAAGTCCCGAGTTACTTCCGGGTGGACGCCGCTGCTTACTACACACTGAATGAGACAACACGCCTGCAGTTGAATGTAGAAAACCTCTTTGACGAAGATTATTATCCAGACGCTCACAGCAATGATAATATCTCTACTGGCAAGCCTTTGAATGTCAAACTCGGCATCCAACTTTCTTTCTAA
- a CDS encoding fumarylacetoacetate hydrolase family protein, with amino-acid sequence MKLASLKHDRDGCLVVVSRDLKRYLPTDMTLQIALDNWDKIVPNLEALSSNVNRGQGTLFDERACDSPLPRAFQWADGSAYVNHVELVRKARNAEMPSSFWHDPLMYQGGSDSFLGPRDTILVADEAFGIDMEGEVAVVTSDVPMGASPREAAEAIRLIMLVNDVSLRGLIPGELAKGFGFFQSKPSSAFSPVCVTPDELGAAWDGKKLNLPLIVTYNGKPFGCANAGDNMVFDFPTLIAHAAKTRPLGSGTIVGSGTVSNKADDGTPGLPISEGGLGYSCIAEMRMVESLTYGEPKTPFMRFGDSVRIEMFNAEGHSIFGAIDQTVVKAV; translated from the coding sequence ATGAAATTAGCAAGTCTTAAACATGATCGTGATGGTTGTTTGGTAGTAGTATCACGAGATTTAAAGCGCTATTTGCCAACCGATATGACTTTGCAAATTGCACTGGATAATTGGGACAAGATCGTTCCAAATCTCGAAGCTCTATCTAGCAATGTGAATAGGGGCCAAGGCACCCTTTTTGACGAACGAGCGTGTGATTCTCCCTTGCCAAGAGCCTTTCAATGGGCAGATGGTTCGGCTTATGTAAATCATGTGGAATTAGTCCGCAAAGCTAGAAATGCTGAGATGCCATCTTCTTTTTGGCATGATCCATTAATGTATCAAGGAGGTTCAGATTCTTTTCTAGGCCCTAGAGATACTATTCTAGTTGCAGATGAGGCTTTCGGCATTGATATGGAAGGCGAAGTTGCAGTAGTTACGAGCGACGTACCAATGGGAGCTAGTCCAAGAGAGGCAGCTGAAGCAATTCGGCTTATCATGCTTGTAAATGATGTTTCGTTGAGAGGGTTAATTCCAGGAGAGTTAGCAAAGGGCTTTGGGTTTTTCCAATCTAAACCGTCAAGCGCTTTTAGCCCAGTCTGTGTGACGCCGGATGAATTGGGGGCTGCTTGGGACGGCAAGAAGTTAAATTTGCCCCTAATCGTCACTTACAATGGAAAGCCGTTTGGGTGCGCCAATGCAGGGGATAATATGGTCTTTGATTTCCCCACTCTTATTGCGCATGCTGCAAAAACACGCCCTTTGGGGTCAGGAACCATTGTTGGTTCGGGCACAGTGTCTAATAAAGCTGATGATGGGACGCCCGGTCTTCCGATTTCTGAAGGTGGCCTAGGCTATAGTTGCATTGCAGAAATGCGTATGGTTGAATCTTTGACATATGGTGAACCAAAAACACCTTTTATGAGGTTTGGAGATTCAGTTCGTATTGAAATGTTCAATGCTGAAGGCCATAGTATATTTGGCGCTATTGATCAGACAGTGGTGAAAGCCGTTTAA
- a CDS encoding sugar porter family MFS transporter: protein MSVEGKIYNLGYIMLISFVATIGGFLFGFDSGVINGTVDGLRIAFNSDSMGTGFNVASMLLGCAVGAFFAGRLADLYGRKSMLLVAALFFIISAWGSGIADSSMEFIIYRVIGGLAVGAASVMAPAYISEIAPAHLRGRLSSIQQVAIISGLFAAFVSNYMLANVAGESTAAFWLGYEAWRWMFWIELIPAVLFLLLLLVIPESPRYLVVSGNLDQAINVLTKLSNAKQAKETAIEIDKSLAEDHHKPSFKDLFDPSTGKLRTIMWVGIGLATFQQLVGINVVFYYGAVLWQAVGFSESDALMINIISGAVSILAVAIALLLIDKIGRKPLLWFGSLGMAVTLSILAIAFSQATLNASGNPSLPGSLGLVALISANAYVFFFNMSWGPVMWVALGEMFPNQIRGSGLAIAGLFQWGSNFAITMTFPVMLAGIGLAGAYSIYAAFAALSVLFVLKMVKETKGLELEEMES from the coding sequence ATGTCTGTTGAAGGAAAAATATATAACCTGGGCTATATAATGCTCATAAGTTTTGTTGCTACGATTGGTGGCTTTCTATTTGGCTTTGATAGCGGAGTCATTAATGGTACCGTTGATGGTCTCCGAATAGCCTTTAACAGCGACAGTATGGGCACTGGTTTCAACGTCGCATCGATGTTACTGGGGTGTGCAGTAGGGGCCTTTTTTGCAGGACGACTAGCCGATCTCTATGGGCGTAAATCTATGCTCTTAGTGGCTGCCCTATTCTTCATTATCAGCGCCTGGGGGTCTGGCATTGCAGACTCTTCTATGGAATTTATTATCTACAGAGTGATTGGGGGCCTAGCAGTTGGGGCTGCGTCTGTGATGGCACCGGCCTATATCTCTGAGATTGCTCCTGCGCATTTACGGGGTCGCCTTTCTTCGATCCAGCAGGTTGCAATCATCTCAGGTCTGTTTGCAGCATTTGTGAGTAACTATATGCTGGCAAATGTTGCCGGTGAATCTACAGCTGCTTTTTGGCTTGGTTATGAAGCATGGCGCTGGATGTTCTGGATTGAACTTATTCCTGCTGTGCTTTTCTTGCTTTTGTTACTTGTCATTCCTGAAAGTCCAAGATATTTGGTTGTCAGCGGCAACCTGGATCAAGCCATAAATGTTTTAACCAAGCTCTCTAATGCGAAACAAGCGAAAGAGACTGCTATCGAAATTGATAAGAGCTTGGCTGAGGACCATCACAAACCAAGCTTTAAAGATCTTTTCGATCCTTCGACAGGAAAGTTAAGAACAATTATGTGGGTCGGTATTGGGCTTGCTACCTTTCAGCAATTGGTCGGTATTAATGTTGTCTTCTACTATGGGGCAGTCCTATGGCAAGCTGTTGGGTTTTCTGAAAGCGACGCCCTCATGATCAATATTATCAGTGGCGCCGTCAGCATTTTGGCTGTCGCCATTGCTCTCCTTCTCATTGACAAAATAGGCCGCAAACCACTTCTATGGTTCGGATCCTTAGGTATGGCTGTTACACTGTCTATCCTTGCTATTGCTTTTTCACAAGCGACCCTCAATGCAAGTGGTAATCCGTCTCTGCCTGGTTCTCTCGGATTGGTGGCGCTTATTTCTGCTAACGCCTATGTATTCTTCTTTAATATGAGCTGGGGTCCTGTCATGTGGGTAGCTCTTGGCGAAATGTTTCCTAATCAAATACGTGGATCGGGCCTTGCAATCGCCGGACTTTTCCAATGGGGGAGCAATTTTGCCATAACGATGACTTTCCCAGTGATGCTTGCTGGTATTGGCTTGGCAGGGGCCTATAGCATTTATGCAGCCTTTGCCGCTCTCTCTGTTCTCTTTGTTCTTAAAATGGTCAAAGAAACGAAAGGGCTGGAACTAGAGGAAATGGAATCGTAA
- a CDS encoding DUF2783 domain-containing protein yields the protein MSTNLILENNIPVPDDVYEVIIDMHKGLTANQSLTANAKLILILANHIADFDVIAQASEIARSNTIEHHEGV from the coding sequence ATGTCAACTAACTTAATACTGGAAAACAATATTCCAGTTCCTGACGATGTATACGAAGTTATCATCGATATGCACAAGGGGCTAACTGCAAATCAAAGTTTAACAGCAAACGCAAAGCTAATCTTGATACTTGCCAATCATATTGCCGACTTCGATGTCATAGCCCAAGCTTCAGAAATTGCTAGATCTAATACCATAGAGCATCACGAAGGAGTTTAA
- a CDS encoding MBL fold metallo-hydrolase — MSKPFASSADHGEKVESLKVLADGVYALTAEGDPNVGAIEGEDFIVAFEARATPKAANDWLKKLRIHTNKPVKYLVLSHYHAVRVLGASAFNAESIIAHENTKILIDERGQQDWDSEFGRMPRLFREPEGIPGLTHPDITFSDRLSIELGGDRGVLILEHCGRGHTAGDIIAWLPKQKIMFAGDLVEAQAALYTGDAFHMDWSSSTLDRIKLYGAEIMIGGRGVVAQGRCEVEGAIEQSRGFLTDMINHVGKVHNRGGSLKEAFEVTHKALEPKFGRWPIFEHCLPFNVQRLWDEFDGIDWPRIWTDNRDQEVWKKLQD; from the coding sequence ATGTCTAAACCGTTCGCTTCTTCAGCAGATCATGGAGAAAAAGTTGAATCTTTAAAAGTGTTGGCTGATGGAGTCTATGCTTTAACTGCTGAGGGAGATCCAAATGTTGGGGCGATAGAAGGGGAAGATTTCATTGTCGCCTTTGAGGCTCGTGCTACTCCTAAAGCTGCGAACGATTGGCTCAAAAAATTAAGAATTCATACAAATAAGCCTGTCAAGTATCTGGTGTTATCCCACTATCATGCAGTGCGAGTGTTAGGGGCATCGGCCTTTAACGCTGAATCTATCATTGCTCATGAGAATACAAAAATATTAATCGATGAACGCGGCCAGCAGGACTGGGATAGCGAATTTGGTAGAATGCCTAGACTGTTTCGAGAACCTGAAGGAATTCCAGGACTTACGCATCCTGATATTACGTTCTCCGATCGGCTTTCTATTGAGTTGGGCGGTGATCGAGGTGTGTTAATTCTTGAACATTGTGGAAGGGGGCATACAGCAGGGGATATCATAGCGTGGCTTCCTAAGCAAAAGATTATGTTTGCTGGGGATCTCGTAGAAGCTCAGGCAGCTCTTTATACAGGGGATGCCTTTCATATGGATTGGTCTTCTAGCACTCTCGATAGAATAAAATTATATGGCGCAGAAATAATGATTGGAGGCAGGGGTGTTGTTGCACAAGGCCGTTGTGAAGTAGAGGGGGCTATAGAACAATCTCGGGGATTTTTAACAGATATGATCAATCATGTAGGCAAGGTTCACAACAGAGGTGGTAGTTTGAAAGAGGCGTTTGAGGTAACTCATAAAGCTTTAGAACCAAAATTTGGAAGATGGCCTATTTTTGAGCATTGCCTTCCATTTAATGTTCAAAGGCTATGGGATGAGTTTGATGGAATTGATTGGCCCCGTATCTGGACAGATAATCGTGATCAGGAAGTTTGGAAAAAGTTACAGGATTAA
- a CDS encoding VOC family protein, which translates to MDIQKIHHVAYRCREAKETVDWYKKVLKMDLVLAIAEDCVPSTKQPEPYMHVFLDAGMGNILAFFELPTKPAMGRDKNTPEWVQHIAFEVTDEHALLEAKKRMECFGVEVLGPTDHGIFKSIYFLDPNGHRLELVANCARKGDMERLNSVAEEMITEWSRTKKAPRHAAWLHERELGKAE; encoded by the coding sequence ATGGATATTCAAAAAATTCACCATGTAGCCTATCGGTGTCGTGAGGCCAAAGAAACCGTTGATTGGTATAAGAAGGTATTAAAAATGGACCTTGTCCTCGCTATTGCTGAAGACTGCGTGCCTTCAACAAAACAGCCAGAGCCATACATGCATGTTTTTTTGGATGCAGGTATGGGAAATATTCTGGCTTTCTTTGAATTGCCAACAAAGCCAGCAATGGGACGTGACAAAAATACACCAGAATGGGTACAGCATATTGCATTCGAAGTTACAGATGAGCACGCTCTATTAGAGGCAAAGAAAAGAATGGAATGCTTTGGCGTTGAAGTTTTAGGGCCTACGGATCACGGTATATTCAAATCAATATATTTCTTAGATCCCAATGGCCATCGTTTGGAACTTGTAGCGAATTGTGCAAGGAAAGGAGATATGGAACGTTTAAATTCAGTTGCTGAAGAAATGATTACTGAATGGTCCCGAACTAAGAAAGCACCTCGCCATGCAGCGTGGTTACATGAAAGAGAGTTAGGAAAGGCTGAATGA
- a CDS encoding glycoside hydrolase family 16 protein produces MTKAYFYLAGVVSILLFSTLTESDDKKWTLVFEDNFDSSTLDSKNWAISHGNGCPELCGFGNKELQAYNKDNVKLKEGKLILSAHYKQAMERDYQAGKITTEPMGGWKYGKFSVRAKLPKALGTWPAIWMLPQDWSYGSWPKSGEIDIMEHVGFEVDAVHGTIHTEAYNHSIKTHKGKEVIVKGATEAFHTYTVTWTKDVLIWDIDGQEYFRIPRQKTDTAKEWPFDQKFHLILNVAVGGTWGGLKGINNAEYPTAMEVDWVKVWQ; encoded by the coding sequence TTGACCAAAGCGTATTTTTATCTCGCAGGGGTGGTATCTATCCTCTTGTTTTCAACGCTTACAGAGAGCGACGATAAAAAATGGACCCTTGTTTTTGAAGATAATTTTGACAGCTCTACCCTTGATTCTAAGAATTGGGCAATTTCTCATGGAAATGGCTGTCCAGAATTATGTGGCTTTGGCAATAAAGAATTGCAAGCCTACAACAAAGACAATGTGAAGCTAAAAGAAGGTAAACTCATTCTGTCAGCCCATTACAAGCAAGCAATGGAAAGAGATTATCAGGCCGGTAAAATCACCACGGAGCCTATGGGTGGCTGGAAGTATGGCAAATTCTCTGTTCGCGCTAAACTGCCAAAAGCCTTAGGCACATGGCCGGCAATATGGATGCTGCCTCAAGATTGGTCTTATGGCAGTTGGCCAAAATCTGGTGAGATCGATATCATGGAGCACGTTGGCTTTGAGGTTGATGCTGTACATGGCACCATACATACAGAAGCCTATAACCACAGTATTAAAACCCATAAAGGCAAAGAAGTCATCGTTAAAGGTGCCACAGAAGCCTTTCACACTTACACTGTTACTTGGACCAAAGACGTTTTAATTTGGGATATTGACGGACAAGAATATTTCAGAATACCTCGACAAAAGACAGACACAGCCAAAGAATGGCCCTTTGATCAGAAATTCCATCTTATTCTAAATGTGGCAGTCGGGGGGACTTGGGGTGGACTAAAGGGTATAAACAACGCAGAATACCCAACAGCTATGGAAGTGGACTGGGTCAAAGTTTGGCAGTAA